A stretch of the Paramormyrops kingsleyae isolate MSU_618 chromosome 16, PKINGS_0.4, whole genome shotgun sequence genome encodes the following:
- the gpr45 gene encoding high-affinity lysophosphatidic acid receptor has product MSTMAACNSSSLDLCVLQDPSMTEILPEKYALIMPITLRVVLAAVMICMIGIGFMGNAIVCLIVYQKPAMRSAINLLLATLAFSDIMLSLLCMPFTAVTVISADWHFGGEFCRVSVMLYWFFVLEGVSILLIISVDRFLIIVQRQDKLTPHRAKVMIGASWMLSFFVSLPTVVGWTVVEVPTRPLQCVLGYSESLADRGYMVLLAVAVFFVPFGVMLYSYLCILNTVRRNALRIHNHAESLCLNQVSKLGLTGLQRPPQVNVDVSFKTRAFTTILILFIGFSVCWMPHTVVSLLAVFSSSFYFSPKFYPISVGALWLSYLKTVFNPIIYCWRIRKFREACLEFMPKTCRIFPKIPGRSRRRIRPSNLYMCGETQSAV; this is encoded by the coding sequence ATGTCTACTATGGCTGCCTGCAATAGCAGCTCGTTGGACTTGTGTGTCCTGCAGGACCCCAGCATGACGGAGATACTGCCTGAGAAGTACGCTCTCATCATGCCCATCACGCTCAGGGTGGTGCTGGCTGCTGTCATGATCTGCATGATTGGCATCGGCTTCATGGGCAACGCCATTGTGTGCCTCATTGTCTACCAGAAGCCAGCCATGCGCTCTGCCATCAACCTGCTCCTAGCCACGCTGGCCTTCTCCGACATCATGCTTTCGCTCCTCTGTATGCCCTTCACGGCGGTCACTGTCATCTCTGCTGACTGGCACTTTGGTGGCGAGTTTTGCCGCGTGTCTGTCATGCTCTACTGGTTCTTTGTCCTGGAGGGCGTCTCTATCCTCCTCATCATCAGTGTGGACCGCTTCCTCATCATTGTCCAGCGGCAGGACAAGCTGACGCCACACCGTGCCAAGGTGATGATCGGCGCTTCCTGGATGCTGTCCTTCTTCGTGTCCCTGCCCACCGTGGTGGGCTGGACCGTGGTGGAGGTGCCAACCCGGCCCCTGCAGTGCGTCCTGGGCTACAGCGAGTCCTTGGCAGACCGTGGCTACATGGTCCTGCTGGCGGTCGCCGTATTCTTCGTGCCGTTCGGCGTCATGCTCTACTCCTACCTCTGCATCCTCAACACGGTACGCCGCAACGCCCTGCGCATCCACAACCACGCCGAGAGCCTCTGCCTCAACCAGGTCAGCAAGCTGGGCCTGACTGGTCTCCAGAGGCCACCACAGGTCAACGTGGACGTAAGCTTCAAGACACGGGCATTCACCACCATTCTCATCCTCTTCATTGGCTTCTCGGTGTGTTGGATGCCACACACCGTGGTCAGTCTGTTGGCGGTTTTCAGCAGCAGCTTCTACTTCAGCCCCAAGTTCTACCCCATCAGTGTGGGGGCACTGTGGCTCAGCTACCTGAAGACCGTCTTTAACCCCATCATCTACTGCTGGAGAATCAGGAAGTTTAGGGAAGCTTGCCTGGAGTTTATGCCTAAGACCTGCAGGATCTTCCCCAAGATTCCGGGACGCAGTCGACGGAGGATCCGCCCCAGCAACCTCTACATGTGCGGTGAAACCCAATCAGCCGTGTAA
- the tgfbrap1 gene encoding transforming growth factor-beta receptor-associated protein 1 homolog, translating to MSVKAFELVPAVGRELLMGDKALVNIECIECCGKHLYVGTNDCFIYHFILEESTSTKGKVTYSSQKLLHKHLGLKKPVSELRAVSALERLIVLCDSTVLVVDMANLEPVTSGVARIKGVLAFCVNENPVNGDPFCVEIGIISAKRRTVQIFLVYEDRVQMAKEVSTPEQPCAISLDGYFLCLALSTQYIILNYSTGASQDLFPYDSQEKKPIVKRIGREEFLLAAPGGLGMFATAEGISQRAPVSWSESVIAAAVCFPYVVALDQGFITVHSMLDQQLKQTLSFRDGIILQDFEGKVALTSTKAVYMLVPLPLEKQIQDLLAGRRVEEALVLTEGARSNIPKEKFQVMHRRILQQAGFILFGQLQFSEAKEHFRRGQLDVRELISLYPLLLPAGSSFTRSHPPLHDFADLNHLAQGDQGKVQCCKRFLISYLREVRSSDGSNGWRQDVDTALLKLYAEANHESLLDLLASDNACLLPDSAPWLEKHCKYFALGLLYHYNGQDDAALQVWVRIVDGELQDSTRSDLYEYIVDFLSFCPNLAVVWKYADWALNRSTKVGVQIFTRRPVEEEQLGKMNPDDVVKYLQKYSQALVLYLEHLVLEKRVQKERFHTQLATLYLDRVLSLLAASPPPVEEVTEARRRLQLLLRESSLYRVQCLLDKMGEAELLQERATLHGKLEEHKEALHILVRRLKDASAAEGYCVWASASRGSAYRQRLFHLLLGLYLEPGSAGDVQAVLAVDLLNRHADAFDAVAVLQVLPEGWSLQLLRPFLSRALRETMHGRRTAQLALGLARSENLLLHHDRLKYQGGPIFVSEKKGCHLCHNTFSEPDCVCLPGGVAVHTHCAAQRARDSPSKRHCANPSSHT from the exons ATGAGTGTGAAGGCCTTCGAGCTGGTCCCCGCAGTGGGACGGGAGCTCTTGATGGGTGACAAGGCACTGGTGAATATCGAGTGCATTGAATGCTGTGGAAAGCACTTGTACGTGGGTACCAACGATTGCTTCATCTACCACTTCATCCTGGAGGAGAGCACCTCCACCAAGGGCAAGGTGACGTACTCCAGCCAGAAGCTGCTGCACAAGCACCTAGGTCTGAAGAAGCCGGTGAGTGAGTTGAGGGCTGTCTCGGCCCTGGAGCGGCTCATTGTGTTGTGCGACAGCACCGTGCTGGTGGTGGACATGGCCAACCTGGAGCCAGTGACCTCGGGCGTGGCCCGGATCAAAGGGGTGCTTGCCTTCTGCGTCAACGAGAACCCGGTGAATGGCGACCCATTCTGCGTCGAGATCGGCATCATTTCGGCCAAGAGGCGGACCGTTCAGATATTCCTGGTTTATGAGGACAGGGTGCAGATGGCCAAGGAGGTCAGTACACCAGAGCAGCCCTGTGCCATCAGTCTGGATGGATACTTCCTGTGTCTGGCCCTCTCTACTCAGTACATCATCCTCAACTATAGCACAGGGGCCTCCCAAGATCTCTTCCCCTACGACAGTCAGGAGAAAAAGCCTATTGTGAAGCGGATTGGGCGAGAGGAATTCCTGCTGGCAGCACCTGGAGGCCTGG GGATGTTCGCCACCGCGGAGGGGATCTCGCAGCGGGCCCCGGTCAGCTGGTCAGAGAGCGTCATCGCAGCCGCCGTCTGCTTCCCCTATGTGGTGGCTCTGGACCAGGGCTTCATCACCGTCCACAGCATGCTGGACCAGCAGCTGAAGCAGACGCTCTCCTTCAGGGACGGCATCATTCTCCAGGACTTTGAGG GGAAAGTGGCTCTGACTTCTACCAAGGCGGTCTACATGCTGGTTCCTCTGCCCCTGGAGAAGCAGATCCAGGACCTGCTGGCTGGCCGCCGCGTGGAGGAGGCGCTAGTGCTGACCGAGGGGGCCAGGAGTAACATCCCCAAGGAGAAGTTCCAG GTGATGCACAGGCGCATTCTCCAGCAGGCAGGATTCATTCTCTTTGGACAGCTCCAGTTTTCGGAAGCGAAAGAGCActtcag GAGAGGCCAGCTGGACGTTCGGGAGCTCATCTCGCTCTACCCCCTGCTGCTGCCCGCTGGTTCCTCCTTCACGCGCAGCCACCCGCCGCTGCATGACTTCGCCGACCTGAACCACCTGGCGCAGGGCGACCAGGGCAAGGTGCAGTGCTGCAAGCGCTTTCTCATCAGCTACCTGCGCGAGGTGCGCAGCTCCGACGGCTCCAACGGCTGGCGGCAGGACGTGGACACGGCGCTGCTCAAGCTCTACGCCGAGGCCAATCACGAGAGTCTGCTCGACCTGCTGGCCTCCGACAACGCCTGCCTGCTGCCCGATAGCGCCCCCTGGCTGGAGAAGCACTGCAA GTATTTCGCACTGGGTCTTCTCTACCATTACAACGGCCAGGACGATGCTGCATTGCAG GTTTGGGTGCGCATTGTGGACGGGGAGCTGCAGGACTCCACCCGCTCTGACCTGTACGAGTACATTGTGGATTTCCTGAGCTTCTGCCCCAACCTGGCCGTGGTGTGGAAGTATGCTGACTGGGCCTTGAACAGATCCACGAAG GTCGGTGTCCAGATTTTCACCAGGAGGCCAGTGGAAGAGGAGCAGCTGGGGAAGATGAACCCAGACGATGTCGTCAAGTACCTGCAGAAGTACAGCCAAGCTCTGGTGCTCTACTTAGAACATCTGGTGCTGGAGAAGAGGGTGCAG AAGGAACGCTTCCACACCCAACTGGCCACACTGTACCTGGACAGAGTGCTGAGCCTACTGGCCGCgagcccccccccagtggaGGAGGTGACAGAAGCTCGGCGGCGACTTCAGCTCCTGCTCAGGGAGTCCAGCCTGTACCGGGTTCAGTGTCTCTTGG ataaGATGGGGGAAGCAGAGCTTCTGCAGGAGAGAGCAACGCTGCACGGCAAGCTGGAGGAGCACAAAGAGGCGCTGCACATCCTGGTGCGCCGGCTGAAGGACGCGTCCGCCGCGGAGGGGTACTGCGTGTGGGCGTCGGCCTCACGTGGCTCCGCCTACCGCCAGCGCCTCTTCCACCTGCTGCTGGGGCTGTACCTGGAGCCAGGCTCGGCGGGCGACGTCCAGGCCGTGCTGGCGGTGGATCTGCTGAACCGGCACGCGGACGCCTTCGATGCAGTGGCAGTGCTGCAGGTGCTCCCCGAGGGCTGGTCACTGCAGCTGCTGCGGCCCTTCCTGAGCCGGGCGCTGAGGGAGACCATGCATGGCCGCCGTACTGCGCAGCTGGCGCTGGGGCTGGCGCGCTCTGAGAACCTGCTCCTCCACCACGACAGG CTGAAATACCAGGGAGGCCCCATCTTTGTGTCAGAGAAGAAAGGCTGCCATTTGTGTCACAACACCTTCAGCGAGCCCGACTGCGTCTGCCTTCCAGGGGGTGTGGCAGTGCACACGCACTGCGCCGCCCAGAGGGCCAGAGACTCACCCAGCAAGAGACACTGCGCCAATCCCAGCAGCCACACATGA
- the LOC111843685 gene encoding four and a half LIM domains protein 2 isoform X2, with protein MTDRFDCHYCKESLFGKKYVLREENPYCVKCYESLYSNTCEECKKPIGCDSKDLSYKDRHWHETCFHCFHCKRSLADKPFSTKDEQLLCTECYSNEYSSKCNDCKKTIMPGSRKMEYKGNSWHETCFSCQRCQQPIGTKSFIPKENHNYCVPCYEKQFAMQCVQCKKPITTGGVTYHDQPWHKDCFLCTGCKQQLSGQRFTSRDNFAYCLSCFCNLYAKKCASCTTPISGLGGSKYISFEERQWHNDCFNCKKCSISLVGRGFLTERDDILCPECGKDI; from the exons ATGACGGACCGCTTCGATTGCCACTACTGTAAAGAGTCCCTGTTCGGGAAGAAGTACGTCCTACGTGAGGAGAACCCGTACTGCGTCAAGTGTTACGAGAGCCTGTACTCCAACACCTGTGAGGAATGCAAGAAGCCCATTGGCTGTGACAGCAAG GATCTGTCATACAAGGACCGCCACTGGCACGAGACCTGCTTCCACTGCTTCCACTGCAAACGGTCCCTGGCGGACAAGCCCTTCTCTACCAAGGACGAGCAGCTGCTGTGCACGGAGTGCTACTCCAATGAGTACTCCTCCAAGTGTAACGACTGCAAGAAGACCATCATGCCTG GCTCCAGGAAAATGGAGTACAAAGGCAACAGCTGGCATGAGACCTGCTTCAGCTGCCAGCGTTGTCAGCAGCCCATCGGCACCAAGAGCTTCATCCCCAAGGAGAACCACAACTACTGCGTGCCCTGCTATGAGAAGCAGTTTGCCATGCAGTGTGTGCAGTGCAAGAAG CCCATCACCACCGGTGGGGTGACCTACCATGACCAGCCCTGGCACAAGGACTGCTTCCTGTGCACGGGCTGCAAGCAGCAGCTATCCGGTCAGCGTTTCACCTCTCGGGACAACTTCGCCTACTGCCTCAGCTGCTTCTGCAACCTGTACGCCAAGAAGTGTGCATCCTGCACCACCCCTATCAGCG GGTTGGGTGGGAGTAAGTACATCTCCTTTGAGGAGCGCCAGTGGCACAAcgactgcttcaactgcaagaAGTGCTCCATCTCCCTGGTGGGTCGGGGCTTCCTGACCGAGAGAGACGACATTCTGTGTCCCGAGTGCGGAAAAGACATCTAA
- the LOC111843685 gene encoding four and a half LIM domains protein 2 isoform X1: MTDRFDCHYCKESLFGKKYVLREENPYCVKCYESLYSNTCEECKKPIGCDSKDLSYKDRHWHETCFHCFHCKRSLADKPFSTKDEQLLCTECYSNEYSSKCNDCKKTIMPGFIHSLNVPPPLSNCPTSIFPQRGSRKMEYKGNSWHETCFSCQRCQQPIGTKSFIPKENHNYCVPCYEKQFAMQCVQCKKPITTGGVTYHDQPWHKDCFLCTGCKQQLSGQRFTSRDNFAYCLSCFCNLYAKKCASCTTPISGLGGSKYISFEERQWHNDCFNCKKCSISLVGRGFLTERDDILCPECGKDI; this comes from the exons ATGACGGACCGCTTCGATTGCCACTACTGTAAAGAGTCCCTGTTCGGGAAGAAGTACGTCCTACGTGAGGAGAACCCGTACTGCGTCAAGTGTTACGAGAGCCTGTACTCCAACACCTGTGAGGAATGCAAGAAGCCCATTGGCTGTGACAGCAAG GATCTGTCATACAAGGACCGCCACTGGCACGAGACCTGCTTCCACTGCTTCCACTGCAAACGGTCCCTGGCGGACAAGCCCTTCTCTACCAAGGACGAGCAGCTGCTGTGCACGGAGTGCTACTCCAATGAGTACTCCTCCAAGTGTAACGACTGCAAGAAGACCATCATGCCTG GCTTCATTCACAGTCTGAatgtccccccacccctttccaaCTGCCCCACGTCGATCTTCCCACAACGAGGCTCCAGGAAAATGGAGTACAAAGGCAACAGCTGGCATGAGACCTGCTTCAGCTGCCAGCGTTGTCAGCAGCCCATCGGCACCAAGAGCTTCATCCCCAAGGAGAACCACAACTACTGCGTGCCCTGCTATGAGAAGCAGTTTGCCATGCAGTGTGTGCAGTGCAAGAAG CCCATCACCACCGGTGGGGTGACCTACCATGACCAGCCCTGGCACAAGGACTGCTTCCTGTGCACGGGCTGCAAGCAGCAGCTATCCGGTCAGCGTTTCACCTCTCGGGACAACTTCGCCTACTGCCTCAGCTGCTTCTGCAACCTGTACGCCAAGAAGTGTGCATCCTGCACCACCCCTATCAGCG GGTTGGGTGGGAGTAAGTACATCTCCTTTGAGGAGCGCCAGTGGCACAAcgactgcttcaactgcaagaAGTGCTCCATCTCCCTGGTGGGTCGGGGCTTCCTGACCGAGAGAGACGACATTCTGTGTCCCGAGTGCGGAAAAGACATCTAA